One Pseudomonadota bacterium genomic window carries:
- a CDS encoding malate dehydrogenase, protein MTQPVQITVTGAAGQIGYALLFRIAAGEMLGRNQPVCLRLLDITPALKVLEGVAMELLDCAFPLLDDVIITDDPKIAFRETAYALLVGARPRGPGMERSDLLAANAGIFQIQGRALNEHAEREVKVLVVGNPANTNALTAMRSAPDIDAKNFSALTRLDHNRAIVQLAQKAGCKVTDIRKLTIWGNHSTTQYPDVSHTLIRGRPAKDAIEERWFADEFIPRVAKRGAEIIAARGASSAASAANAAIEHMRDWVMGTPSDDWTSMAVASDGSYGIAPGLIYSFPVITQDGGYRIVQGLGIDEFSRARMEITRKELEEERDAVEKLLAG, encoded by the coding sequence ATGACGCAACCCGTTCAAATCACGGTCACTGGGGCCGCCGGCCAGATCGGTTACGCATTGCTGTTTCGTATCGCCGCCGGAGAGATGCTGGGACGGAACCAGCCGGTATGCTTGCGGTTGCTGGACATCACGCCCGCCTTGAAGGTGCTGGAAGGCGTCGCGATGGAGCTCTTGGACTGCGCGTTTCCGCTCCTCGATGACGTCATCATTACCGACGATCCCAAGATCGCGTTTCGGGAAACCGCCTATGCATTGCTCGTGGGCGCCAGACCCCGCGGTCCCGGCATGGAGCGCAGCGATCTGCTCGCCGCGAACGCGGGGATCTTCCAGATCCAAGGCCGGGCCCTCAATGAACACGCAGAGCGAGAGGTCAAGGTATTGGTGGTCGGTAATCCAGCGAACACCAACGCTTTAACGGCAATGCGCAGCGCTCCGGACATCGATGCGAAGAACTTCTCCGCGCTGACGCGCTTGGATCACAATCGGGCCATCGTCCAGTTGGCGCAAAAGGCCGGCTGCAAGGTCACGGATATCAGGAAACTGACCATTTGGGGGAATCACTCGACCACCCAGTATCCCGACGTCAGCCACACCTTGATTCGCGGCCGGCCGGCCAAGGACGCGATAGAGGAGCGCTGGTTTGCGGACGAATTCATTCCGCGGGTCGCGAAACGGGGAGCGGAGATTATCGCCGCCCGCGGCGCCTCAAGCGCGGCATCGGCGGCGAACGCGGCCATCGAGCACATGCGCGATTGGGTGATGGGAACCCCGTCGGATGATTGGACCAGCATGGCGGTTGCGAGTGACGGGAGCTATGGCATTGCGCCCGGTTTGATCTATTCCTTCCCGGTGATCACCCAGGACGGCGGCTACCGCATTGTCCAGGGGCTCGGCATCGATGAGTTTAGCCGCGCGCGTATGGAGATCACCCGCAAGGAACTGGAAGAAGAACGGGACGCGGTCGAGAAGCTTTTGGCCGGTTGA
- a CDS encoding 2-oxoglutarate dehydrogenase E1 component, whose protein sequence is MKQRRATALHSGNAEFIDSLYEQFMRSPDAIDAHWRSVFEDLTPGAEQAEPVGDGSALAPERTEALSDADLEARIQKQIAVLQLINAYRFRGHRQADLDPLRQIERPIVAELNPAFHGLSERDFGVSYSTGSLFGAEYAAFGEILRRVRTTYCRTIGAEYMHINATNQKRWLQQRLELDCAMPGFDPPRKRRILERLVAATTLEEYLHRKYVGQKRFSLEGGESAIPLLDELVQSGGEGGIKGVVIGMAHRGRLNVLVNIVGKHPAELFEEFEGKGGNAAGSGDVKYHLGYSSDIATPGGTVHLTLAFNPSHLEIINPVVQGSVRARQDRRRDRNRDTVLPILMHGDAAFAGQGVVMETLNLSQTRGYTTGGTIHVIINNQIGFTTSDPLDARSTLYCTDVAKMIQAPILHVNGDDPEAVVMLARLALDYRMEFNKDIVIDLVCYRRHGHSEADEPLATQPIMYQKIRHHPSVVRIYSEKLQQEGLIQENEAESMARSYIDSLEGDQIVAGPVVYDIRNELRVSFTAYHGTHWDAPCETALALERVQALSERFTSIPKDIQLHRSVERIIEQRRQMGQGHAPIDWGYAETLAYASLIDEGYPVRLAGQDSERGTFFHRHAVLHDQQTGEGYAPLHHVKEDQARFMVINSILSEEAVLGFEYGYSSSEPDALVIWEAQFGDFANGAQVVIDQFITSCESKWSRYSGLVMLLPHGYDGQGPEHSSARLERYLQLCAEENIQVCVPSTPAQMFHMLRRQALRPYKKPLVVMSPKSLLRHKLSTSTLADITDTEGGFQVVIDEIDPIDGGSVDRVLICGGKIYFDLLEARRANKIKDIAIVRLEQLYPFPTQGLDAVLARYPNALEIIWVQEEPRNQGAWIYLLSRLHLFGRLHEPQQLRLVARPYSASPAVGYSSKHLEQQQALVSEALKLNQFAVAQQKTA, encoded by the coding sequence ATGAAGCAGCGCAGAGCTACGGCATTACATAGCGGAAACGCCGAGTTTATTGACTCGTTGTATGAGCAATTCATGCGCAGTCCGGACGCGATCGATGCGCATTGGCGGTCGGTATTCGAAGATCTAACGCCCGGCGCCGAGCAAGCAGAGCCGGTAGGCGATGGGTCCGCGCTGGCGCCGGAGCGGACCGAAGCCCTATCGGACGCCGATCTCGAAGCCCGGATCCAAAAACAAATCGCGGTCTTACAACTCATTAACGCTTACCGATTTCGAGGCCACCGGCAAGCCGATCTCGACCCCTTGCGCCAAATTGAGCGTCCGATCGTCGCGGAGCTCAATCCCGCCTTTCATGGGCTGAGCGAACGCGACTTTGGCGTTAGCTATAGCACGGGATCGCTTTTTGGCGCCGAGTATGCCGCCTTCGGCGAGATCCTACGCCGGGTCCGGACAACGTACTGCCGCACGATCGGCGCCGAATACATGCATATTAACGCCACCAACCAAAAACGCTGGCTGCAGCAACGCTTGGAACTGGACTGCGCCATGCCCGGTTTCGACCCGCCAAGAAAGCGGCGGATCCTGGAACGGCTCGTGGCCGCCACCACGCTGGAAGAATATCTGCACCGAAAATACGTGGGGCAGAAACGCTTCTCCCTTGAGGGCGGCGAAAGTGCGATCCCCTTACTCGACGAATTGGTACAGAGCGGCGGCGAGGGCGGGATCAAGGGAGTCGTCATCGGGATGGCGCATCGCGGGCGATTAAACGTGCTGGTCAACATTGTCGGCAAGCATCCCGCGGAACTATTCGAGGAGTTCGAAGGCAAGGGCGGGAACGCCGCCGGTTCGGGTGATGTTAAATACCATCTGGGCTACTCCTCCGATATCGCCACTCCGGGGGGCACGGTTCACCTGACGCTCGCGTTTAATCCCTCGCACTTGGAAATCATTAACCCGGTCGTTCAAGGATCGGTACGGGCACGCCAAGACCGGCGCCGCGATAGAAACCGGGACACGGTATTGCCCATCCTGATGCACGGGGATGCGGCGTTTGCCGGCCAAGGGGTGGTGATGGAGACGCTCAACCTATCGCAGACGCGCGGATATACCACGGGCGGCACCATTCACGTGATCATCAATAACCAAATCGGCTTCACCACCAGCGATCCGCTGGATGCACGCTCAACCTTATATTGCACCGACGTGGCGAAGATGATCCAAGCGCCGATCTTGCATGTCAACGGCGATGATCCCGAGGCCGTCGTAATGCTCGCGCGGCTGGCGCTCGATTACCGAATGGAGTTCAACAAAGACATTGTCATCGATTTGGTCTGCTACCGCAGGCATGGCCATAGCGAAGCCGATGAGCCGCTGGCGACTCAGCCCATCATGTACCAAAAGATCCGGCACCATCCTAGCGTCGTCAGGATCTATTCGGAAAAGCTGCAACAGGAAGGTCTCATCCAAGAAAACGAAGCGGAGTCGATGGCCCGGTCTTACATCGATTCGCTTGAGGGCGATCAGATCGTTGCGGGGCCGGTCGTATACGACATCAGGAACGAACTTAGGGTCAGTTTCACCGCATACCACGGTACCCATTGGGACGCGCCTTGTGAAACCGCGCTCGCGCTGGAACGCGTGCAGGCGCTTAGCGAACGCTTCACGAGCATCCCCAAGGATATCCAGTTGCACCGCAGTGTAGAGCGCATCATCGAGCAACGCCGCCAGATGGGGCAGGGGCATGCGCCGATCGACTGGGGATACGCGGAAACTCTCGCCTATGCCAGTTTAATCGATGAAGGTTATCCCGTCCGGCTGGCGGGGCAGGACAGCGAGCGCGGGACGTTTTTTCACCGGCATGCGGTCTTGCACGATCAACAAACCGGTGAAGGCTACGCCCCTCTGCACCATGTCAAAGAGGATCAGGCGCGATTCATGGTGATCAATTCGATCTTGTCCGAGGAGGCGGTTTTGGGCTTCGAATACGGGTACAGCAGTTCGGAACCCGATGCCTTGGTGATCTGGGAGGCGCAATTCGGCGATTTCGCCAATGGCGCTCAAGTCGTCATCGATCAATTCATCACCTCCTGCGAGTCCAAATGGAGCCGTTACAGCGGCCTAGTCATGTTGTTGCCCCATGGATACGACGGCCAAGGCCCCGAGCATTCCTCGGCACGCCTCGAACGGTACTTACAGCTCTGCGCCGAGGAAAATATACAGGTATGCGTTCCGAGCACGCCCGCGCAGATGTTTCATATGTTAAGAAGGCAGGCGCTCCGCCCCTACAAGAAACCCTTGGTCGTCATGAGCCCGAAAAGCCTGCTCAGGCATAAGCTCTCGACGTCGACCCTGGCGGATATCACCGACACCGAAGGTGGCTTTCAGGTCGTTATCGACGAGATCGATCCGATCGATGGGGGGTCGGTAGATCGTGTGCTGATATGTGGCGGAAAGATTTATTTCGATCTCTTGGAAGCCCGGCGGGCGAACAAAATCAAAGACATCGCAATCGTCCGACTAGAGCAATTGTATCCGTTTCCAACCCAAGGACTGGACGCCGTGCTGGCGCGCTATCCGAACGCGCTCGAAATCATTTGGGTGCAGGAAGAGCCGCGCAACCAAGGGGCTTGGATCTACTTGCTGTCCCGCCTGCATCTCTTCGGCCGCTTGCACGAACCGCAGCAACTGAGGCTCGTGGCGCGCCCGTACTCCGCTTCGCCGGCGGTGGGTTATAGCTCGAAACACCTCGAGCAGCAGCAGGCCTTGGTCAGCGAAGCCTTG
- a CDS encoding citrate synthase — MTPDTVTITDNTTGKTIECPVYRGTYGPAVIDTKRLYSELGMFTLDPGFVTTASCRSAITFLDGDKGMLLYRGYPIEQLAEQSYFLEVAYLLIYGELPTARQMAELDSSIKEHSMVHEHLIKSYGGYRYDAHPMSIMVGMMGAMASYYHDLMDIYDQGDRDATARRILAKMPNIASKCYKYGVGQPFVYPNNALGYIENFMHMMFARPSEPFIANPVAIYALDLLFILHADHEQNASTSAVRLAGSTESNPYTCIAAGIATLWGRAHGGANEAVVHMLEEIQDIKNVRKYVDRAKDKDGSYRLMGFGHRVYKNYDPRAAIIRKACHTVLDAMGAGAHRPMLDIAMELERIALEDDYFIERKLYPNVDFYSGIILKALEIPTRMYTVLFAIARTAGWLAQWMEMITDADFRIGRPRQIYIGSETRDYVPVAKRI, encoded by the coding sequence ATGACACCCGACACGGTAACGATAACGGACAATACTACCGGTAAAACGATCGAATGTCCGGTCTATCGCGGCACTTACGGGCCTGCCGTCATCGATACCAAGCGCCTTTACAGCGAGCTTGGGATGTTTACCTTGGACCCCGGGTTTGTCACGACCGCAAGCTGCCGTAGCGCGATTACTTTCCTTGACGGCGACAAGGGGATGTTGTTGTACCGCGGCTACCCGATTGAGCAATTGGCCGAGCAAAGCTACTTCCTAGAAGTAGCGTACCTGTTGATTTATGGCGAACTGCCGACGGCCCGGCAAATGGCGGAACTCGATTCGTCCATCAAAGAGCACAGCATGGTGCACGAGCACCTGATCAAGTCTTACGGCGGTTACCGCTACGACGCACATCCGATGTCGATCATGGTCGGCATGATGGGCGCGATGGCTTCGTATTACCACGATTTGATGGACATTTACGACCAGGGTGACCGCGATGCCACCGCTCGCCGTATCCTGGCGAAGATGCCGAACATCGCTTCCAAGTGTTACAAGTATGGCGTCGGCCAGCCTTTCGTGTATCCCAACAACGCCCTGGGGTACATCGAGAACTTCATGCACATGATGTTCGCGCGGCCCTCGGAACCTTTTATCGCCAATCCGGTCGCGATATACGCCTTGGATCTGCTCTTCATCCTCCACGCCGATCATGAGCAAAACGCCAGCACCTCCGCGGTCCGGCTCGCGGGGAGCACCGAGAGCAACCCCTATACCTGTATCGCGGCGGGCATCGCGACCTTGTGGGGGCGTGCACATGGAGGCGCGAACGAGGCGGTCGTGCATATGCTCGAAGAGATCCAGGATATTAAAAACGTACGAAAGTATGTCGATCGCGCCAAGGACAAGGACGGATCGTATCGATTGATGGGATTCGGGCATCGCGTCTACAAGAATTATGACCCGCGCGCGGCGATTATCCGCAAGGCGTGTCACACCGTCCTCGACGCCATGGGCGCGGGCGCGCATCGGCCTATGCTCGATATCGCCATGGAGCTGGAGCGCATCGCGCTGGAAGATGACTATTTTATCGAGAGGAAACTCTACCCGAACGTGGACTTTTATTCCGGGATCATTCTCAAGGCGCTCGAAATACCGACGCGTATGTACACGGTGTTGTTTGCCATAGCGCGGACCGCCGGATGGCTGGCGCAGTGGATGGAGATGATCACGGATGCGGATTTCCGCATCGGACGTCCCCGCCAGATCTATATCGGTTCCGAAACCAGGGACTATGTGCCGGTCGCAAAAAGAATCTAA